One window of the Saccopteryx bilineata isolate mSacBil1 chromosome 2, mSacBil1_pri_phased_curated, whole genome shotgun sequence genome contains the following:
- the PEAR1 gene encoding platelet endothelial aggregation receptor 1 isoform X3: protein MRAEGPASHFVPRSVSTAAAWHPISASVWKTGEVMTAPVPPHCRQPCSFGRYGPACQFSCQCHGAPCDPQTGACFCPPERTGPSCEVSCRQGTVGSCPHTSPCHNGGIFQVSQGSCSCPPGWMGTICSLPCPEGFHGSNCSQECRCHNGGLCDRFTGQCRCAPGYTGDRCREECPVGHYGQDCAETCDCAPGARCFPANGACLCEHGFTGDRCAERLCPDGLYGFSCQVPCTCDPEHSLSCHPMSGECSCHPGWAGLHCNESCPQDTHGPGCREHCLCLHGGLCQPDSGLCRCAPGYMGQHCASLCPPDTYGVNCSARCSCENAIACSPIDGACICKEGWQRGNCSVPCPPGTWGFGCNASCQCANEASCSPQTGACTCTPGWHGVHCQLPCPKGKFGEGCASRCNCDHSDGCDPVYGHCQCQAGWTGTHCHLPCPEGFWGANCSNTCTCKNGGTCIPENGNCVCVPGFRGPSCQRSCQPGRYGKRCVPCKCANHSSCHPSDGTCYCLAGWTGSDCSQLCPPGRWGENCAQSCQCHHGGTCHPQDGSCFCPPGWTGYLCLEGCSPGMFGANCSQPCQCGSGESCHPETGACVCPPGHSGAPCRIGIQETFTMMPASPVTYNSMGAVISIVVLGSLVVALVALFIGYRHWQKGKEHQHLAVAYSSGRLDSSEYVMPDVPLSYSHYYSNPSYHTLSQCSPNPPPPNKVPGSQLFPSLQAPERPGGAHGPDNHATLPADWKHCREAPPGIPDRGSSHLDRSYSYSYSNGNGPGPFYSKGPISEEGLRTSMASLSSENPYATIRDLPSLPGGTRESSYVEMKGLPSGSPPRQPPQLPDNRRQQYSQAQRDSGTYEQPSAPTHEQDFMSSQCPLPPSLLPGHYDSPKNSHIPGHYDLPPVRHPPSPPLLHQDR, encoded by the exons ATGAGAGCGGAGGGGCCTGCGTCC CACTTTGTGCCCAGGAGTGTGTCCACGGCCGCTGCATGGCACCCAATCAGTGCCAGTGTGTGGAAGACTGGCGAGGTGATGACTGCTCCAGTG CCCCCACATTGCCGTCAGCCCTGCTCCTTTGGCCGTTATGGCCCTGCCTGCCAGTTCAGCTGCCAGTGCCATGGGGCACCCTGTGATCCTCAAACTGGAGCCTGCTTCTGCCCCCCGGAGAGAACTGGGCCCAG CTGTGAGGTATCTTGCCGCCAGGGCACTGTTGGCTCCTGCCCCCACACCTCTCCTTGCCACAATGGGGGTATCTTCCAAGTTTCCCAGggctcctgcagctgcccacctggctggatg GGCACCATCTGTTCCCTGCCCTGTCCGGAGGGCTTCCATGGATCCAACTGCTCCCAGGAATGTCGCTGTCACAATGGTGGCCTCTGCGACAGATTCACTGGGCAATGTCGCTGTGCTCCAGGCTACACAGGGGATAG GTGTCGGGAGGAGTGCCCCGTGGGCCACTACGGACAGGACTGTGCGGAGACATGCGACTGCGCCCCTGGGGCCCGCTGCTTCCCAGCCAACGGCGCATGTCTATGCGAACACGGCTTCACTGGGGACCGCTGTGCAGAACGTCTATGCCCGGACGGACTCTACGGCTTCAGCTGCCAGGTGCCCTGCACCTGCGACCCAGAACACAGCCTCAG CTGCCACCCCATGAGCGGGGAGTGCTCCTGCCATCCCGGCTGGGCCGGCCTTCACTGCAACGAGAGCTGCCCACAAGACACGCACGGGCCTGGCTGCCGAGAGCACTGTCTCTGCCTGCATGGAGGCCTCTGCCAGCCCGACAGCGGCCTCTGCCGGTGCGCGCCCGGCTACATG GGCCAGCACTGCGCTAGCCTCTGTCCGCCTGACACTTACGGAGTCAACTGCTCCGCACGCTGCTCCTGCGAGAATGCGATCGCTTGTTCGCCGATCGATGGTGCTTGCATATGCAAGGAAG GTTGGCAGCGTGGTAACTGCTCTGTGCCCTGCCCGCCTGGAACCTGGGGCTTTGGTTGCAATGCCAGCTGCCAGTGTGCCAATGAGGCATCCTGCAGCCCCCAAACTGGAGCCTGTACCTGCACCCCTGGCTGGCACGGGGTGCACTGCCAGCTGCCCTGTCCA AAAGGGAAGTTTGGTGAAGGCTGTGCCAGTCGCTGTAACTGTGACCACTCTGATGGCTGTGACCCTGTTTATGGACACTGCCAGTGCCAGGCTGGCTGGACAG GTACCCATTGTCACCTGCCCTGCCCTGAGGGCTTCTGGGGAGCCAACTGTAGCAACACCTGCACTTGCAAGAATGGGGGCACCTGCATCCCTGAGAATggcaattgtgtgtgtgtacctggATTTCGAGGTCCCTCCTGCCAGAGAT CCTGTCAGCCTGGTCGCTATGGCAAGCGCTGTGTGCCCTGCAAGTGTGCCAACCACTCCTCCTGCCACCCTTCGGATGGAACCTGCTACTGCCTGGCTGGCTGGACTGGCTCCGACTGTTCCCAAC TGTGCCCTCCAGGACGCTGGGGAGAGAACTGTGCCCAGTCCTGTCAGTGTCACCATGGTGGGACCTGCCACCCCCAGGATGGGAGCTGTTTTTGTCCCCCAGGCTGGACCGGATACCTCTGCTTGGAAG GCTGTTCTCCAGGGATGTTTGGTGCCAATTGCTCCCAACCATGCCAGTGTGGTTCCGGAGAGAGTTGCCATCCAGAGACGGGGGCCTGTGTGTGTCCCCCAGGACACAGTGGTGCCCCCTGCAGGATTG GAATCCAGGAGACCTTCACCATGATGCCTGCCTCTCCAGTGACCTATAACTCAATGGGGGCGGTGATCAGTATCGTCGTGCTGGGGTCTCTGGTGGTGGCCCTGGTGGCGTTGTTCATTGGCTACCGCCATTGGCAAAAAGGCAAGGAGCACCAACACCTGGCAGTGGCGTACAGCAGTGGGCGACTGGACAGCTCCGAGTATGTCATGCCAG ATGTCCCTCTGAGCTATAGTCACTACTACTCCAATCCCAGCTACCATACCCTGTCACAGTGCTCAcctaaccccccaccccccaataaG GTTCCAGGTAGTCAGCTCTTTCCCAGCCTCCAGGCCCCTGAGCGGCCAGGTGGAGCCCACGGGCCTGATAACCATGCTACCCTGCCTGCTGACTGGAAGCACTGTCGGGAGGCCCCTCCAGGGATTCCGGACAGGG GTAGCAGCCACCTGGACCGAAGCTACAGCTATAGCTACAGCAACGGTAACGGCCCAGGCCCATTCTATAGTAAAG GGCCCATCTCTGAAGAGGGGCTGAGGACTAGCATGGCTTCCCTCAGCAGTGAGAACCCCTATGCTACCATCCGAGACCTGCCCAGCCTGCCAGGGGGCACCCGGGAGAGCAGCTATGTGGAGATGAAAGGCCTTCCCTCAGGCTCTCCCCCAAGGCAGCCTCCTCAGCTCCCGGACAACCGGAGGCAACAGTACTCCCAGGCACAGAGAGACAGTGGTACCTATGAGCAGCCCAGCGCTCCGACCCATG AACAAGACTTCATGAGCTCCCAGTGCCCCCTGCCTCCGAGCCTGCTCCCCGGCCACTATGACTCCCCCAAGAACAGCCACATCCCTGGACACTATGACTTGCCTCCAGTACGGCACCCTCCATCACCCCCACTTCTGCACCAGGACCGTTGA
- the PEAR1 gene encoding platelet endothelial aggregation receptor 1 isoform X1 encodes METSQSGRTKRSFSTAKASAMSPPLRSFLLALSLGLAGTLNPSDPNTCSFWESFTTITKESHSRPFSLLPSEPCDQPWESPHTCPQPTVVYRTVYRQVVKTDHRRRLQCCQGFYESGGACVPLCAQECVHGRCMAPNQCQCVEDWRGDDCSSACAPGLWGPQCDKPCSCGNSSSCDPMSGVCTCLSGLQPPHCRQPCSFGRYGPACQFSCQCHGAPCDPQTGACFCPPERTGPSCEVSCRQGTVGSCPHTSPCHNGGIFQVSQGSCSCPPGWMGTICSLPCPEGFHGSNCSQECRCHNGGLCDRFTGQCRCAPGYTGDRCREECPVGHYGQDCAETCDCAPGARCFPANGACLCEHGFTGDRCAERLCPDGLYGFSCQVPCTCDPEHSLSCHPMSGECSCHPGWAGLHCNESCPQDTHGPGCREHCLCLHGGLCQPDSGLCRCAPGYMGQHCASLCPPDTYGVNCSARCSCENAIACSPIDGACICKEGWQRGNCSVPCPPGTWGFGCNASCQCANEASCSPQTGACTCTPGWHGVHCQLPCPKGKFGEGCASRCNCDHSDGCDPVYGHCQCQAGWTGTHCHLPCPEGFWGANCSNTCTCKNGGTCIPENGNCVCVPGFRGPSCQRSCQPGRYGKRCVPCKCANHSSCHPSDGTCYCLAGWTGSDCSQLCPPGRWGENCAQSCQCHHGGTCHPQDGSCFCPPGWTGYLCLEGCSPGMFGANCSQPCQCGSGESCHPETGACVCPPGHSGAPCRIGIQETFTMMPASPVTYNSMGAVISIVVLGSLVVALVALFIGYRHWQKGKEHQHLAVAYSSGRLDSSEYVMPDVPLSYSHYYSNPSYHTLSQCSPNPPPPNKVPGSQLFPSLQAPERPGGAHGPDNHATLPADWKHCREAPPGIPDRGSSHLDRSYSYSYSNGNGPGPFYSKGPISEEGLRTSMASLSSENPYATIRDLPSLPGGTRESSYVEMKGLPSGSPPRQPPQLPDNRRQQYSQAQRDSGTYEQPSAPTHEQDFMSSQCPLPPSLLPGHYDSPKNSHIPGHYDLPPVRHPPSPPLLHQDR; translated from the exons GCCTCTGCAATGTCGCCACCTCTACGTTCCTTTCTTCTGGCCCTGAGCCTGGGGCTGGCTGGAACCCTCAACCCCAGTGACCCCAATACCTGCAGCTTCTGGGAAAG CTTCACCACCATCACCAAGGAGTCCCACTCCCGGCCCTTCAGCCTGCTGCCTTCGGAGCCCTGCGACCAACCCTGGGAGAGTCCCCACACCTGCCCCCAGCCCAC GGTTGTCTACAGGACTGTCTACCGGCAGGTGGTGAAGACAGACCACCGCAGGCGCCTGCAGTGCTGCCAGGGCTTCTATGAGAGCGGAGGGGCCTGCGTCC CACTTTGTGCCCAGGAGTGTGTCCACGGCCGCTGCATGGCACCCAATCAGTGCCAGTGTGTGGAAGACTGGCGAGGTGATGACTGCTCCAGTG CGTGTGCCCCAGGACTGTGGGGGCCACAGTGTGACAAGCCCTGCAGCTGTGGCAACAGCAGCTCCTGTGACCCCATGAGTGGGGTATGTACCTGTCTCTCTGGCCTGCAGCCCCCACATTGCCGTCAGCCCTGCTCCTTTGGCCGTTATGGCCCTGCCTGCCAGTTCAGCTGCCAGTGCCATGGGGCACCCTGTGATCCTCAAACTGGAGCCTGCTTCTGCCCCCCGGAGAGAACTGGGCCCAG CTGTGAGGTATCTTGCCGCCAGGGCACTGTTGGCTCCTGCCCCCACACCTCTCCTTGCCACAATGGGGGTATCTTCCAAGTTTCCCAGggctcctgcagctgcccacctggctggatg GGCACCATCTGTTCCCTGCCCTGTCCGGAGGGCTTCCATGGATCCAACTGCTCCCAGGAATGTCGCTGTCACAATGGTGGCCTCTGCGACAGATTCACTGGGCAATGTCGCTGTGCTCCAGGCTACACAGGGGATAG GTGTCGGGAGGAGTGCCCCGTGGGCCACTACGGACAGGACTGTGCGGAGACATGCGACTGCGCCCCTGGGGCCCGCTGCTTCCCAGCCAACGGCGCATGTCTATGCGAACACGGCTTCACTGGGGACCGCTGTGCAGAACGTCTATGCCCGGACGGACTCTACGGCTTCAGCTGCCAGGTGCCCTGCACCTGCGACCCAGAACACAGCCTCAG CTGCCACCCCATGAGCGGGGAGTGCTCCTGCCATCCCGGCTGGGCCGGCCTTCACTGCAACGAGAGCTGCCCACAAGACACGCACGGGCCTGGCTGCCGAGAGCACTGTCTCTGCCTGCATGGAGGCCTCTGCCAGCCCGACAGCGGCCTCTGCCGGTGCGCGCCCGGCTACATG GGCCAGCACTGCGCTAGCCTCTGTCCGCCTGACACTTACGGAGTCAACTGCTCCGCACGCTGCTCCTGCGAGAATGCGATCGCTTGTTCGCCGATCGATGGTGCTTGCATATGCAAGGAAG GTTGGCAGCGTGGTAACTGCTCTGTGCCCTGCCCGCCTGGAACCTGGGGCTTTGGTTGCAATGCCAGCTGCCAGTGTGCCAATGAGGCATCCTGCAGCCCCCAAACTGGAGCCTGTACCTGCACCCCTGGCTGGCACGGGGTGCACTGCCAGCTGCCCTGTCCA AAAGGGAAGTTTGGTGAAGGCTGTGCCAGTCGCTGTAACTGTGACCACTCTGATGGCTGTGACCCTGTTTATGGACACTGCCAGTGCCAGGCTGGCTGGACAG GTACCCATTGTCACCTGCCCTGCCCTGAGGGCTTCTGGGGAGCCAACTGTAGCAACACCTGCACTTGCAAGAATGGGGGCACCTGCATCCCTGAGAATggcaattgtgtgtgtgtacctggATTTCGAGGTCCCTCCTGCCAGAGAT CCTGTCAGCCTGGTCGCTATGGCAAGCGCTGTGTGCCCTGCAAGTGTGCCAACCACTCCTCCTGCCACCCTTCGGATGGAACCTGCTACTGCCTGGCTGGCTGGACTGGCTCCGACTGTTCCCAAC TGTGCCCTCCAGGACGCTGGGGAGAGAACTGTGCCCAGTCCTGTCAGTGTCACCATGGTGGGACCTGCCACCCCCAGGATGGGAGCTGTTTTTGTCCCCCAGGCTGGACCGGATACCTCTGCTTGGAAG GCTGTTCTCCAGGGATGTTTGGTGCCAATTGCTCCCAACCATGCCAGTGTGGTTCCGGAGAGAGTTGCCATCCAGAGACGGGGGCCTGTGTGTGTCCCCCAGGACACAGTGGTGCCCCCTGCAGGATTG GAATCCAGGAGACCTTCACCATGATGCCTGCCTCTCCAGTGACCTATAACTCAATGGGGGCGGTGATCAGTATCGTCGTGCTGGGGTCTCTGGTGGTGGCCCTGGTGGCGTTGTTCATTGGCTACCGCCATTGGCAAAAAGGCAAGGAGCACCAACACCTGGCAGTGGCGTACAGCAGTGGGCGACTGGACAGCTCCGAGTATGTCATGCCAG ATGTCCCTCTGAGCTATAGTCACTACTACTCCAATCCCAGCTACCATACCCTGTCACAGTGCTCAcctaaccccccaccccccaataaG GTTCCAGGTAGTCAGCTCTTTCCCAGCCTCCAGGCCCCTGAGCGGCCAGGTGGAGCCCACGGGCCTGATAACCATGCTACCCTGCCTGCTGACTGGAAGCACTGTCGGGAGGCCCCTCCAGGGATTCCGGACAGGG GTAGCAGCCACCTGGACCGAAGCTACAGCTATAGCTACAGCAACGGTAACGGCCCAGGCCCATTCTATAGTAAAG GGCCCATCTCTGAAGAGGGGCTGAGGACTAGCATGGCTTCCCTCAGCAGTGAGAACCCCTATGCTACCATCCGAGACCTGCCCAGCCTGCCAGGGGGCACCCGGGAGAGCAGCTATGTGGAGATGAAAGGCCTTCCCTCAGGCTCTCCCCCAAGGCAGCCTCCTCAGCTCCCGGACAACCGGAGGCAACAGTACTCCCAGGCACAGAGAGACAGTGGTACCTATGAGCAGCCCAGCGCTCCGACCCATG AACAAGACTTCATGAGCTCCCAGTGCCCCCTGCCTCCGAGCCTGCTCCCCGGCCACTATGACTCCCCCAAGAACAGCCACATCCCTGGACACTATGACTTGCCTCCAGTACGGCACCCTCCATCACCCCCACTTCTGCACCAGGACCGTTGA
- the PEAR1 gene encoding platelet endothelial aggregation receptor 1 isoform X2, which translates to METSQSGRTKRSFSTAKASAMSPPLRSFLLALSLGLAGTLNPSDPNTCSFWESFTTITKESHSRPFSLLPSEPCDQPWESPHTCPQPTVVYRTVYRQVVKTDHRRRLQCCQGFYESGGACVPLCAQECVHGRCMAPNQCQCVEDWRGDDCSSACAPGLWGPQCDKPCSCGNSSSCDPMSGVCTCLSGLQPPHCRQPCSFGRYGPACQFSCQCHGAPCDPQTGACFCPPERTGPSCEVSCRQGTVGSCPHTSPCHNGGIFQVSQGSCSCPPGWMGTICSLPCPEGFHGSNCSQECRCHNGGLCDRFTGQCRCAPGYTGDRCREECPVGHYGQDCAETCDCAPGARCFPANGACLCEHGFTGDRCAERLCPDGLYGFSCQVPCTCDPEHSLSCHPMSGECSCHPGWAGLHCNESCPQDTHGPGCREHCLCLHGGLCQPDSGLCRCAPGYMGQHCASLCPPDTYGVNCSARCSCENAIACSPIDGACICKEGWQRGNCSVPCPPGTWGFGCNASCQCANEASCSPQTGACTCTPGWHGVHCQLPCPKGKFGEGCASRCNCDHSDGCDPVYGHCQCQAGWTGTHCHLPCPEGFWGANCSNTCTCKNGGTCIPENGNCVCVPGFRGPSCQRSCQPGRYGKRCVPCKCANHSSCHPSDGTCYCLAGWTGSDCSQLCPPGRWGENCAQSCQCHHGGTCHPQDGSCFCPPGWTGYLCLEGCSPGMFGANCSQPCQCGSGESCHPETGACVCPPGHSGAPCRIGIQETFTMMPASPVTYNSMGAVISIVVLGSLVVALVALFIGYRHWQKGKEHQHLAVAYSSGRLDSSEYVMPDVPLSYSHYYSNPSYHTLSQCSPNPPPPNKVPGSQLFPSLQAPERPGGAHGPDNHATLPADWKHCREAPPGIPDRGSSHLDRSYSYSYSNGPISEEGLRTSMASLSSENPYATIRDLPSLPGGTRESSYVEMKGLPSGSPPRQPPQLPDNRRQQYSQAQRDSGTYEQPSAPTHEQDFMSSQCPLPPSLLPGHYDSPKNSHIPGHYDLPPVRHPPSPPLLHQDR; encoded by the exons GCCTCTGCAATGTCGCCACCTCTACGTTCCTTTCTTCTGGCCCTGAGCCTGGGGCTGGCTGGAACCCTCAACCCCAGTGACCCCAATACCTGCAGCTTCTGGGAAAG CTTCACCACCATCACCAAGGAGTCCCACTCCCGGCCCTTCAGCCTGCTGCCTTCGGAGCCCTGCGACCAACCCTGGGAGAGTCCCCACACCTGCCCCCAGCCCAC GGTTGTCTACAGGACTGTCTACCGGCAGGTGGTGAAGACAGACCACCGCAGGCGCCTGCAGTGCTGCCAGGGCTTCTATGAGAGCGGAGGGGCCTGCGTCC CACTTTGTGCCCAGGAGTGTGTCCACGGCCGCTGCATGGCACCCAATCAGTGCCAGTGTGTGGAAGACTGGCGAGGTGATGACTGCTCCAGTG CGTGTGCCCCAGGACTGTGGGGGCCACAGTGTGACAAGCCCTGCAGCTGTGGCAACAGCAGCTCCTGTGACCCCATGAGTGGGGTATGTACCTGTCTCTCTGGCCTGCAGCCCCCACATTGCCGTCAGCCCTGCTCCTTTGGCCGTTATGGCCCTGCCTGCCAGTTCAGCTGCCAGTGCCATGGGGCACCCTGTGATCCTCAAACTGGAGCCTGCTTCTGCCCCCCGGAGAGAACTGGGCCCAG CTGTGAGGTATCTTGCCGCCAGGGCACTGTTGGCTCCTGCCCCCACACCTCTCCTTGCCACAATGGGGGTATCTTCCAAGTTTCCCAGggctcctgcagctgcccacctggctggatg GGCACCATCTGTTCCCTGCCCTGTCCGGAGGGCTTCCATGGATCCAACTGCTCCCAGGAATGTCGCTGTCACAATGGTGGCCTCTGCGACAGATTCACTGGGCAATGTCGCTGTGCTCCAGGCTACACAGGGGATAG GTGTCGGGAGGAGTGCCCCGTGGGCCACTACGGACAGGACTGTGCGGAGACATGCGACTGCGCCCCTGGGGCCCGCTGCTTCCCAGCCAACGGCGCATGTCTATGCGAACACGGCTTCACTGGGGACCGCTGTGCAGAACGTCTATGCCCGGACGGACTCTACGGCTTCAGCTGCCAGGTGCCCTGCACCTGCGACCCAGAACACAGCCTCAG CTGCCACCCCATGAGCGGGGAGTGCTCCTGCCATCCCGGCTGGGCCGGCCTTCACTGCAACGAGAGCTGCCCACAAGACACGCACGGGCCTGGCTGCCGAGAGCACTGTCTCTGCCTGCATGGAGGCCTCTGCCAGCCCGACAGCGGCCTCTGCCGGTGCGCGCCCGGCTACATG GGCCAGCACTGCGCTAGCCTCTGTCCGCCTGACACTTACGGAGTCAACTGCTCCGCACGCTGCTCCTGCGAGAATGCGATCGCTTGTTCGCCGATCGATGGTGCTTGCATATGCAAGGAAG GTTGGCAGCGTGGTAACTGCTCTGTGCCCTGCCCGCCTGGAACCTGGGGCTTTGGTTGCAATGCCAGCTGCCAGTGTGCCAATGAGGCATCCTGCAGCCCCCAAACTGGAGCCTGTACCTGCACCCCTGGCTGGCACGGGGTGCACTGCCAGCTGCCCTGTCCA AAAGGGAAGTTTGGTGAAGGCTGTGCCAGTCGCTGTAACTGTGACCACTCTGATGGCTGTGACCCTGTTTATGGACACTGCCAGTGCCAGGCTGGCTGGACAG GTACCCATTGTCACCTGCCCTGCCCTGAGGGCTTCTGGGGAGCCAACTGTAGCAACACCTGCACTTGCAAGAATGGGGGCACCTGCATCCCTGAGAATggcaattgtgtgtgtgtacctggATTTCGAGGTCCCTCCTGCCAGAGAT CCTGTCAGCCTGGTCGCTATGGCAAGCGCTGTGTGCCCTGCAAGTGTGCCAACCACTCCTCCTGCCACCCTTCGGATGGAACCTGCTACTGCCTGGCTGGCTGGACTGGCTCCGACTGTTCCCAAC TGTGCCCTCCAGGACGCTGGGGAGAGAACTGTGCCCAGTCCTGTCAGTGTCACCATGGTGGGACCTGCCACCCCCAGGATGGGAGCTGTTTTTGTCCCCCAGGCTGGACCGGATACCTCTGCTTGGAAG GCTGTTCTCCAGGGATGTTTGGTGCCAATTGCTCCCAACCATGCCAGTGTGGTTCCGGAGAGAGTTGCCATCCAGAGACGGGGGCCTGTGTGTGTCCCCCAGGACACAGTGGTGCCCCCTGCAGGATTG GAATCCAGGAGACCTTCACCATGATGCCTGCCTCTCCAGTGACCTATAACTCAATGGGGGCGGTGATCAGTATCGTCGTGCTGGGGTCTCTGGTGGTGGCCCTGGTGGCGTTGTTCATTGGCTACCGCCATTGGCAAAAAGGCAAGGAGCACCAACACCTGGCAGTGGCGTACAGCAGTGGGCGACTGGACAGCTCCGAGTATGTCATGCCAG ATGTCCCTCTGAGCTATAGTCACTACTACTCCAATCCCAGCTACCATACCCTGTCACAGTGCTCAcctaaccccccaccccccaataaG GTTCCAGGTAGTCAGCTCTTTCCCAGCCTCCAGGCCCCTGAGCGGCCAGGTGGAGCCCACGGGCCTGATAACCATGCTACCCTGCCTGCTGACTGGAAGCACTGTCGGGAGGCCCCTCCAGGGATTCCGGACAGGG GTAGCAGCCACCTGGACCGAAGCTACAGCTATAGCTACAGCAACG GGCCCATCTCTGAAGAGGGGCTGAGGACTAGCATGGCTTCCCTCAGCAGTGAGAACCCCTATGCTACCATCCGAGACCTGCCCAGCCTGCCAGGGGGCACCCGGGAGAGCAGCTATGTGGAGATGAAAGGCCTTCCCTCAGGCTCTCCCCCAAGGCAGCCTCCTCAGCTCCCGGACAACCGGAGGCAACAGTACTCCCAGGCACAGAGAGACAGTGGTACCTATGAGCAGCCCAGCGCTCCGACCCATG AACAAGACTTCATGAGCTCCCAGTGCCCCCTGCCTCCGAGCCTGCTCCCCGGCCACTATGACTCCCCCAAGAACAGCCACATCCCTGGACACTATGACTTGCCTCCAGTACGGCACCCTCCATCACCCCCACTTCTGCACCAGGACCGTTGA